The DNA region AGTATAAAAATCTTGCTTTAATTGGAGTTGATAGTGCTCCAAGTTATGATACAAAAAATATTTTAAAACGCTTTGATGATGGTAAGATAGAGGCTTTAGAGGGAAAAAAATGGATTGATTTGCCTAAAAATATGTTTGTAAATTTATTGGTTCAAGAGGCTTCAAAACATTGTGTGTTGGTTTCTTTACCACCTTTTGGAGTTTATAATCCGCAAAAAATACTTAAAGTTAATATTTTAGCTTTTGATGTCAGTGGGAGCGAAGCACCTAAAGCAAGGATTGCTTTGAGTTATGAGTTTTTTGTATCAGGGAAGAAAATAGAAGGTATTTTAGCAGATCAAGAAGCGATAAAAGGGAATGATATTAAAGCATTACAAGAGGTTTCAAAACGCGTTGCAGATAATTTAGTAGAATTATTCGGATTTTGAAAATGAAAATATTTATTTATTGCTTGATTTTATTATTTATTGCTTGTTCTGATAAGCAAAGTAGTGATGTTGGTGAAAAGGAGCTAAACGAAAATTTTAAAGGGGATTTTGTAAATTCCAAATATGTGATGAATCTAGGCGATGCTGCTTGGGAAGCATTGTATTTGCAAAGACTTAAAAATGGGAAATATGTTTTGACTTTTAGCATCATTACTCCCAATCAAAGCAAAGATTGCATACTTGAGGGCGAAGGAAGACAAAAAGGGAATCGATTTTATTTTAAAAGCTCTCCAAATTCTTTAGAAATTTTGCTCATCCAAAAAGATGAGGAACTTGTAATCAGTGGAGATAAAGTCAAAATAAGTCAAGTTTGCGGGAAAGATCATCACGCATTAGGAACTTATGAGCTTGCACAATAATTTAGATGCCAAGATATTCTTTAACTTCAGAAAGAATTTTGGCATCTGTTCGCATATCAAAAAATTCAAACTCTGCCCCGCTTTGTCTCTCACCATTGATTAAATCTCCGCTATTGCGGTATTTAAGATCGATTTCGGCGATGTCAAATCCACTTAGATTTTTACAAAATTCTTCCAAACGCTTGGATTCTTTTAAATTGGTGTATAAAAAACAATAACCTTTTAATCCGTTTCGACTCACTCTGCCACGTAATTGATGGAGTGTGGCAAGGCCGAGTCTTTCAGGAGCAACGATAACTATCGTAGAAAGTCTTGGTAATGAAATACCCACTTCTATGAGTGTTGTGGCTAAAAGAATGCTTCCCTTATCTCTAAAATTTTCTAAAACTTGCTCTTTGTCTTTGTCCTTACCTGAAGTGACATAGACATTTTTAAAATGTTTTTGCCAAAATTCCTGCCCCTCTTTTAGGGAGAGATAATCAAAATTTTCGCTTTCTTCTACCAATGGATAAACGACAACAACTTGCCTGTTTTGAGCGACTTCGTTTTGAATATGGTAGATGAGATTAGGAAATTTTGATTTGTTGATGATTGTGGTTGTAATATTTTTTTTGAATGGAAGATCTCTAATGAAACTAAAGTCAATCAAGCTTGAATTCAGCATTGCCATTGTTCGAGGTATGGGGGTGGCAGAAAACTGCAATACGTGAGGTTTTTTTGTGGAATTTGAGGTTTTTTCTTCGGTAAGCTTTTCAAGCTGATGGCGTTGTTTGGTGCCAAAGCGATGTTGTTCATCTGTCATAATGAGGGCAAAATCTTGAGTTTTAAATTCTCGGTAGAGTAATACCTGAGTTCCGATGATAAAATGTTCCTCTTCTTTAAAGAACCCTTCTTCTGCTTCTTCTTTGGAATTCCCGATAATGAGTTTGGTGCGGATATGTTTGGGGAGGAATTTTTGTGCTTCTTCATAAAGTTGTTTGGCTAAAATTGTTGTGGGTGCCATCAATAAGGATTTATAGGGATATGCCATTGTGACTGCACTTAGAATTACAATTGTTTTGCCACAACCCACATCGCCCATAATGAGACGTTTAGCTGCTACAGATTTTTTAAGATCGGATGCGATGGTTTCTATTGCTTTGGTTTGAGCATTTGTAAGCTTAAAGGGCAAGGAATCAATAAAGGGTTTATAATCGCTTTTGCAGATATATTTGCTTTCAAAATATCTTCTTTTTTTTGAGAGGCGTTTCAAATATGAATAAATTTCAATCCATTTGAGAGCCTTTAAATGAGGCGCAGGTAAGGAGGCATTTTTTTGATATTCTAAAAGAAATTTTTTGGAAGGATTGAAAATCTCTTCAATAAGAATTGCAATTTTTTGAGGTAATCCCTCTGCGATGAGGTTTTCTTGAATTAAGAGTTTTTGGGCAAGTTCAGAAATGCTTGAAGATTTTATTGCCGTGCTTTTGAAATTCAGAATGATTTGACCTTGCGTTTGAATTATTTTTGGTTGGTTCATAAAGTATTTGCCAAATTTTTGTTCAATTTTTCCCAATACAAAAAGCTCTTTGTTTGTTGTATAAATAGTTTTATGGAAACTTTTGGCGTTAAAAATCATTATTTGAAGCGGTTTTTGAAATTTGACCATCCAAGCTTGCAGTTTAAGAATATTTTTTCCTCTAATAAAATCAACCTGATTGATTTGTATTTCAACTGCGCCTTCAAAAGGGGAATTTAAAGATTCTATCAGGGAGGTATCAGTGTAAGATTTTGGAATATAAGTGGCGAAAGAGAGGAGGTCTGGACGACCTAATTTTTGTAACTTCGCATAATCGGCATCAGATATTTTCATAGGCGCATTTTATTATAAAATTTGTATAATCACAAATTATAGGAGAAAGAAATGGACAAAAATAAATTAAGTCTTTTGGGAAATCAAAACGTTGCATATGATTTTAATTATAATCCTGATATTTTAGAAGTCTTTGAAAACAAACATCTTGAAAATGATTATTTTGTCAAATTTAATTGTCCGGAATTTACAAGCCTTTGCCCAATAACTTCCCAGCCTGATTTTGCTACTCTTTATATCAGCTATATCCCCCAACTTAAAATGGTCGAATCTAAATCTTTGAAACTTTATTTGTTTAGTTTCCGTAATCACGGGGATTTTCACGAGGATTGTATGAATATAATTTTGAAAGATTTAGTAAGAGTAATGGAGCCTAAATATATTGAAGTTTGGGGAAAATTTACCCCAAGAGGAGGGATCAGCATTGATCCTTATGTAAATTACGGCATTATGGGTACAAAATATGAAAAAATGGCAGAGTATCGCCTTTTAAATCACGATCTTTATCCTGAAAAAATTGACAATCGTTAAGTTCGAAAAATATCAGATAGATTGCAAATAAATGAAGAAATAGCATTTTTTATTTCGTATTTTTTTAAATCATCATAAAATATTTATTTTATAAAATATTTTATGATGATAAGAATTTTATTTTTAATATTTATTTCCTATTGTCTTCTTAAAGCTTTTTCATCTGTTGCAACATCAGATAGAATAAATGCACAAGAAAAACCCTTATGCTTTCTGATCAAGCAGATTGATTTTATTCTCTTAGGTGCTGGTACGTCAGATATTAAGAAAATACTAAAAAAATTTTCTTTTACACGTTCTGTTTCCAAGCCTTATGTAAATACCTGTATGGATTCTAAACAAATCAAAACAATGAAACAAGCAGCCTTATCAAGAGAAAGAAAATGATAAAAGTAATCAGAGAAATAAACAAAAAGATAAATAAAATCAATCCAATAAAGATGTTTATAAACAAAATAATTCTAAGATAGCTAAAACGCAAGAAGATAGTCAAACGAAATCAGCACTCAAAAAAGAGGGACCCCAAGAGAAAGGCAAGAAAATTTGGAGAAAAAAAGAGGGAAAAACAACCGACTTCAGAAGATCGGGCTAAATGGATGGCAAATGAGTTTGGCAAGACAAAAGGAAAAGATGCTCAACGAAAAGCACACGATAAAAAGTTTGGCAGGAAAGATAGAACTAAAAAAAGAACTGAAAGAAGATTATAATCCCAATGATTACTGATAATCAACTTAAAAATTCACTATGCAACAATGATATAGAATTCTTAGAGACATATAAAGACCAATACAACATCAATCATTGTTTTATTGATGAAGATGAAGATTCCTTGCTTTTGTATGCTATTAGTGATGGAGGTTCTGAAGTTTATCAATATCTTTTAGATAGAGGAGCAGATATTTTTTATAAGAATATTTTAGGAGAGAATATCTTGCACGCAGTTGTTTTTAGTAATGATATTTTGAGATTAAATTATTTATTGCAGAAATATCCCGATGTAATTTCACTGCTAAATATTCCAGATAATAATGGAACTACCCCTTTATTTTACTCCATTATGATGAAAAAAAAGTATTTTTTGAGAAATTTTTAGAACTTGGAGCTGATATTCATTTGACCGATAAAGATGACAATACACCTTTACATATGGCGTGTTGGGTTTTATTTGATGATCCGAAAGATAATCTGATGATTGTAAATGCCTTGATAAAAGCAGGAGCAAATCCAAGACTAAAGAGTAAAAGAAGAAATTATCCTTTGGCTTTAGCTGTTAATGCCGACTTAGATGATGTTGTCCGTTATTTATTTCATATTATGTATGGCTATCCAACAGGAAAACCAGGTTTAAGACCTGAAACCCATATTCCATTGCCTGAAATTAAGGAAAAAAATGAATAGTAATTTTTCAGCCATTGAAACTGATTTTTCAAATATAGATACTCATCAAATTAGCATCACTTCGATAAAAATCGAAAAAGAATATAATTATAGTATTCTTTTTCGATACGGGTGCTTATGATTGTCTATGCTCTTATTCTCCTATCATTTATCATTATTTTTGATTCTAATCAAAACTACATTGATACTCTCCATTATGCAAGCAAGTCGGAAAATTTTGATTTTCTTCAAAACAAAATGCTCCACAAATCAAAAAATTGATGTTAGTAATCCCTATTTTGTAAAGATCTTTTTGCAAGATTTTATTTTTTATTATTCCCGTAGAAGTCAGCTTCTACGAAAGTTTAAATATTGAAATAGGAGGAAATGTATAGATTTTTAGTTTTGATTTGATTGAAAAAAAGAATGAGATTATTGATCTGAAATGAAAAGATCTATTTTTATCTTTGCCTTGATTGCTTCTATATTTGTAAATTTTATATTCATCTTGATTGTAATTTTTAAGGCACCTTTTGTGATCTTTATATTTATTCTTTGTTGTCTGAAAAAAATAATCATAGATATAAATAAGATTTACAAATAAACACTAAAAGTAATCAGAAAAATAATATAGATAGATAAGCAAAATCAATCCGATAAAGATGTTTATAAACAAAATGATTCTAAGATAACTAAATCACAAGAAGATAGTCAAACAGAAATCAGCACTCAAAAAAAGAGGAGCCCCAAGAGAGAGGCAAGAGAAGGATCAAAAGAGGCAGACAAACAAAGAAAAGGAACTCCTAAAAATAATCAAGATCAAAATCAACAAGTCGATCACATAACTAATAAATTAGGATTATCAAAAGAGCAAAGAAGACAATTACATGATTACATTAGAAAAGAAGGAACACAATCAACCTATCAAGAATTACTAGACACCGCCAAAGGACTTTTTAATAAATGAATCAAATAACAAATATTCTCATCAATCAAAAATTAAATAACATCAAGAGAGTAGCTGCAATGCTTTGTTTAGGATATGGAGGCTTTATTTTAGATAAAGACAAAGATAAAATTCCTCTTTATTCTTTTCATATTCAATGCCCTTATAGATTTATTTTAAATAATAAAATCATTCTGGCAAGCTATGATATATCTAAGAGATTTCAAAAAAATTTTGATGATGCCGCAGAAAATACAATATTTGATGAAATCGTCAAAAAGATTTTCTTACCATTGCTTCCTCTAAAAATTATCCATATAAAAATAAGTAATTTTGGAGACATAGAAATTATATTTGAAAATAAAATGATTTTTCAAACTTTTATTGATTCGAGTCAGGAAGTAGAGCATTGGAGATTTATAGATTCTCTAGAACAAAAACATATTGTATTTTAGAGAAAATTTAAAATGATTTCCATTAATGCTATAATTAATAAAAATTTAACTGATATTTATTATTATAAAAATATATTTTGTTTAAATTTTGGTTTAAATGTAATATCAAAATATGATAATAATTGTGAAATGTTCTCTAAATATTCATTAGATATTCAATGCCCTTATAGATTTATTTTAAATAATAAAATCATTCTGGCAAGCTATGATATATCTAAGAGATTTCAAAAAAATTTTGATGATGCCGCAGAAAATACAATATTTGATGAAATCGTCAAAAAGATTTTCTTACCATTGCTTCCTCTAAAAATTATCCATATAAAAATAAGTAATTTTGGAGACATAGAAATTATATTTGAAAATAAAATGATTTTTCAAACTTTTATTGATTCGAGTCAGGAAGTAGAGCATTGGAGGCTTTCTGATGAAACAAAAGATTTTAAAGAGGATTTAGTTTTCTTTAAAGAAGAAAAAAAATTTGCGGAAAAATCAAAAAATTACACTTGGATAGAAGCTCATCTGCCAAGAAACTTGTAATATAAACCCTATGCAGTCTTCCTTATTCTTCTTTATATTCCGAATTTTTACCTACAATTTTCAATTTGTGTCTTGTTAAAAATAAATATTTTATGCCTCATTAATAGTTTTTATCTGCTCAGCCTATTTTTTGGCTTTTTCGAATTTATTTGATTATTGCAATCTTCAAATTCTGCTTGATATTTGCCTCTCCCATCATATTTTTTCATCTTGAAATGCCTACAATATTTTATAATCCATTTTATCTATATTATAACTGACATTGAATAGTAGTTGGGGTCAAATTATTTATTATTAAGAGTCGGCTTAAAAATAATCTCTTCTTGAAGTATTCCATAATTGTAGTTCATAATACTCTTTAGGTACTCATCTTGATTAAATATTTTTTGAATACCGTACTTGATAGAAGTTTCTTTAATAAAACATTCTTCAATTATTTCTCCATCTCGAAATATTTAGTGGCAGATTGCGTCATAATGTTTCTTGTTGGAATGATAAAATAATTCAATTTTATCCATACAAATATCCACAATACCCCTTTTCCACCATAAGTACAAAAATAATAATTGCAATTGATTTTAATATTTGGGGATAACATTTTATTTATCACATCCATTCATCTTGAAATATAAATTTAAAGGGCTTAATAATCATAAACCTGAAGGGATTGAGAGTCCAAATAGTTCATTGGGATTCGTGATATTAATAACAGCAACGCCGCTATCTGTTTTATCTAAGGAAGGAGCATATTGAGGGAGGGAAGTATCTGCAATAAGTGGAAGTTCAATAACTTCACTTGCAAAAATGCTTTGAGAAAAAATCAAGCAAAAACAAATCAAAAAATGGAGTAAATATTGATTCAATTTGATTTTATATTGCATCAAATACCTAAAAAATTATTTTTAATAAATAGTGATTTTATAATAAATAATTTTAATTAAATATTAAATTTAGCAATTAATACCTAAGGAAAAAAATAAATTTTGCGTGGGGGCGGGGGTTAAATGAAAAACTTTGAAAGCAAATCAGTTTTTAGTTACTACATTTCCATTGATATAAAGAATCTTTACTTTTTTGGAATGGAGTAGGAATTGTAAGGGTGCTTGAGTGCTTTGGGAAATTTCAGGGCATTCAAAGACGCTGATATCTGCCCATTTGCCTGCTTCAAGTATGCCGTTATTGAGTCCTAGTGCTTTGGCAGGATAAAAACTTGCTCCCAAAATAAGCATTTTACTCAAGGCTTCTATTTCAATATCAGGGTAAGAAAAAAGTGCGCACCTGAGTTCATCAAGTAGGTCAAGGTTGTTGTTAGAGCTTTTTCCATCGGTAGCAAAAATTGGTTTTAATCCCACAGAGCCCAAGAGATTCAAGTTAAGATATGTCCCGCATAGCAAGCGATTTGAACGAGGACAAGAAACGACATTGCTATTCTTAGCGATTTTGGTAAGATCGTGTTGATTTGCAAAAAGACAATGTGTGAATAAAGTTTGCAACCCTTCAAAGAGGTCTAGAAATTCCTCAATAGTATAAAGTGGCTTAGGGGAATTGACTTTTAAAATTTCTTGATAAAATTTTTTGAACCAACCTTGAGAATTTTGAAGCCATTCCCGCTCAGCGTTTGATTCCAAAAAATGAGTTGAAACAATGCATTGGTCTTTTCGAGCGATTTCTAAGATTTTTTTTGCCAATATGTGATGAACCGAATAGGGCGAATGTAAAGCAATTGCAGGGGTAAATTTATGCGATTTGAGGGCTTTAGAAGCGTGGTATCTGACAAGAAAATTATTGTATAAAAAATCTAGTGCTGTAGGTGCAGAACCGATTGCTTCATTGAAATATATGACGCGCAATGGGGAATTTGCCAAGATAGGCATATCTTCACCATAGCTGCTGATTGCTCCCACGCTTCCTACCCCGCTTTGCAACTGTTCATTGATGGAAGATTTGACTGAAGATGTTATATCTGAGAGAACATCATCACGCTTTTCCATCACGCTTTTAAGCCATTTTTCAAATCCTCCGTAAGCAAAACTTGAAATATTGTTTCCAAATTCGAAGTGAATATGGGCATTAATGAAAGCGGGAAGGATGATTGCATTTTCATAAAAAATTGCGTTTGAATATTTGTTTTTTAAAATTTCATATTTTCCTACTTCAATGATTTTATTTTGGTCGTTTTGAGAGGTTTCAAAAGCTATCGCTCCATTTGAGAGGATTTCAAATGTTTCGTTACAGACAAAAACCTTGCTGGCTCCAATAAGTTTGACATTTTGACTCATTGATTTCCTTCAAATCGGGTTAAAAAAGTGATATCAAGCTTTTGAGGAGGTATTTCGATTGCAGCCTCATCAAGGGCTTCTTTAGTTTTTTCTATCAGTTCGCTTCGGAGAGCAAAGACATTATCCTCTATTTTTGCCCATACTCTGATCGTGAAATTTAATGAATTGGATCCAAAATCTGTAACACCGACAAATGGTGCGATTTTTGAATCTATTTTTTCCATTTTTGCAATAACATTTTTTAAAATCCGACGAACTTTTTGTATATCGCTGCTGTATTTGATTCCAAAAATCCACTCTATTCTTCTTTTATCGCTGTTGGTACAATTGATGATATTAGCATTGACGACATTACGGTTTGGCAATATGACAAGTTTATCATCGGGCATTCGAATCATTGTATTAAACAGATTGATGGCTTCGACATTTCCACTTATATTCCCAATTTCTATGGTGTCATTTTTTTTAAAAGGTCTTAAGATAATTAGAACAATACCTCCAGCAATGCTTGAAAGCGAATCTTTCAAAGCTAAAGCAATTGCTACCCCTGCAGTTCCTAAAACCGTGAGGATAGAAGTGGTTTGCACCCCAATATTCCCAAGCATTGTTACAATAGCAATGATAAGAATCCCAATGAATACAATTTGAGAGACAAAATTCCCTAGAATTTCATCTTTTTTACTGATAATCTTGTTGATTTTGGTTTGCGTAAATTTTGCAAGATAAAAACCGATAATCAAAATAACTATCGCTTTAAATAGTGTCAAAGAGGTTTCTTGAAGGAAAGGAAAGATTTTTTCAAAAAAATTTGAGAATTTATCCATAAATTTTCCCATTGATAATGATATGTTCTATTTTTGAATCTAGTGTTTGCCCGCAATAAGGAGAAAAACTATCCGTTATGAGCATATGAGCATTTGGATCGATAATCATCAAATCAGCATCTTTTTCTATTGCAATCTCGCCTTTATTTAAAGAGAGAAAATCGGATTGATTTTTAGAGGCGAGGCGCAAAAAATCTTCCATATGCAGATGAGAGGGTTTGATTAAATAGGTATAAGCAAGTGCGAAGTAATGACCGATCGAATCAATTCCAAAGCTTGCCAACTCAAAAACTTGATCTTTTTTGGAATTGTAATCAGCGCATTGAAGGCTTGTAAGCATATCTATTTCCCCTCTTTTGAGTGCTTCTAAAAGCTTTTCTTTAGAAAAACAATCTTTTAGGGGTGGATTGAGCTTGGCTTTTGTGTTGTAATGATCGCAAGCATTTTCATCTAAAATAAGATGATGGATTGGGGTTTGTGCAACTATGGGGGTATTTTTGGATTTAAAATAGCCAATAATTTCAAGTGCTTGTGGTTCTGTCACTGCATTGAAAAGGATTTTTGCTTTAGTGTGCCTAGAAGTTTCGGAAAATTTAGCTATTTCTTTGGTTTGTGATAATGGCGAAATACTTGGAAGCCCTAAGACAGAGGCCAACTCTCCTTCATTGATAACCCCTTTTCCAAGCTCTATATCTTGAGCGAAGCAAATAACAGGAATTTGAAGCATCAAGGCGTATTGCATAATTCGTAAAAGATTGTTTCCATCAGTTGTGCTGTCGATATAGATAACTCTTCCGCCTTGAGCACACAGGATGGAAATATTATTGATTTTATTTTCAGAATTTGTGGGCTTAATGCTTGGAATGAGAGTAATTTCAGTTGTAGAATCAATACTTTTGATTAATTCTATCATTGCTTCATTTTCACAAGCTGGTATCGTATCGGGCAAAATCAAAGCAGTTCCTACCCCTCCTGTGAGAGCTTTTTTAGATAAAGAGGCAAGGGTTTTTTGCGAAAGAGATTTGCTTTTGGGATAAACATTTAGGTCAATCAAAGCTGGGGCAATGATTTTATCTTTGCAATCTATTTCTTCCTCTTGTTGTCTGATGGAAAGTTTTGGTGCAATTTCTGTGATTTGTCCATTTTGGATTCGAATATCTGCTCTTATAGTCTGGGAATAATCGCAGACAAGCCCGTTTTTTAGTAACATTTTTGTCCTTTTAAGCTGACATTTCTATTTGTAATTGGACTTTTTTGAATTGTAGCAAACTCCTTGTAAAAATTTGCTTGCCTAATTGTTTGATTTTTGACTTTCTAAAGAAGAATTTAAGAATGCTTTCAAATCTTTTAGATTTTTATTTTCTTTGATAGCATTTGTTTCAGGAGTAACGGGATGGTTATCACAAAATTCTCCTTCTAGCTTGCCTTTTTTGAGAAAACTTCCCTTTAAGGCATTGCCTGATTTTTCTTGTTCATTGCAAGCCTGAACAGATAATTCTTGCGCATTTAAAAAAATTCCCACAATTAGTATTGCTAAAGTCAGTTTCATCCGATTCCTCCAAGGTTTTGCAATAAGAATGCACTCACTCCTCTCATTGAGCCACTAATGATAATAATCCCGATTAGAATCAACAATAAGCCAGATATGATTTCAATAATGCGAGTATATTTTTTGATTTTATTGAGTATGCCTAAGGCTTGATTCAGCATAATTGCTACTATGAGGAAGGGTATCCCAAGCCCTAGTGTATAGACGATCATCAGGCTTATTCCATAGCCTTCCTGTGTGCCACTTAGCATAACGATGCTTGTAAAAATTGGTCCGATGCAAGGTGTCCAGCCTAGAGAGAAGCTTACGCCTAAAATAAAAGGAGCAAGAAAGCTTAAGAATTTATTGGTAGGCTTGAGGGCAAAGTTACTTTTTTTGCTTTTATATAAAAAATTGATTCTAAAAATGCCTAAAAAATGTAAGCCAAAAACAATAATAATACCCCCAGCGATATAATTGAGCCAACTGCTTGCTAGATAATCTTGAATGAGTTTGGCCATTGAAGCGCCTAAAAGAATAAAAATAATTCCAAAGCCCAAAATAAATAGAAGGGATTTTATAATAACAGACATTTTACTAGCTTGACCTGATTTGATATCCTCTAAAGAAACTCCTGAAATATAAGACATATACGCTGGAATTAAAGGTAGAATACACGGACTTAAGAAGGTTAAAATTCCTGCTAGAAGAGAAGCCGTTAAGGGTGCGGAAGAGAAAATTTGCATTAAAGCATTATCAAACATAAAAAATCCTCAAATATTTTTTTATTCTTACAGTTTTATAAAAATCCATAATAAAATCTATAAAGACCAAAGTAAAACATAAAAATTTAAATCAACAGATATCCCTGAAAGCATTCTACTCAAATCAAGCTTTATTTTAACCCCTCGCTTGTGAAAAAATAAATCCCAAATACTCTGTTATAATACGAATAGCAAAAAGTCTGATTGAAAGATTTTTGGCTTTTTGCAATTTAAAATATTAAAGTGAGCAAAAATGCCAAAAGAAAAATCAGATTATCAGCCAAGTCAGGAAGAGAAAGGTTTTGATCAGCTTGGATTGAAATCTCAAGTTCTCAAAGGGGTTATTGAAGCAGGATTTACTTCTCCAAGCCCGATACAAATCAAAGCCATACCTGCTGTTTTAGAGGGTAGAGATGTGATTGCTCAAGCCCAAACAGGAACAGGGAAGACAGCTGCATTTGCCTTGCCTATTATCAATATGCTTAAAAATGATAAAACGATTGAAGCTTTAATCATTACACCTACAAGAGAGCTTGCGATACAAATCAGCGATGAAGTTTTTAAGCTTGGAAAGTTTGCAAAGACTAAGACGGTGTGTGTTTATGGCGGTCAAAGTATCAAAAGACAATGTGAATTTATGCAAAAAATGCCACAAGTGATGATTGCAACACCCGGACGACTTCTTGATCATCTCAAAAATAACAGAATTGAAAATTTTGTCCCCAAAGTGGTTGTTTTAGATGAAAGCGATGAAATGCTAGATATGGGTTTTTTAGATGATATAGAAGAAATTTTTAGCTATTTGCCTAGCAATGCCCAAGTTTTGCTTTTTTCAGCTACGATGCCTGAACAGATACGATCTTTGGCAGATAAGATTTTGCAAGATCCCATCAATATCAAAATCACGCCTACAAACATTACAAATGTAGATATTTCTCAAAGATTTTATGTGATCAATGATTCTGAAAGAAATGATGCGATAATGAGATTGCTTGATACCCAATCGCCCTTAAAAAGCATTATTTTTACACGGATGAAAAAAGAGGCTGATGAACTCAATGGAATTCTTAAAGCTAAAGCTTATAAATCCGTAGCTTTGCACGGAGATATGGAGCAGAGAGAAAGGAGGGAAGCAGTCAATGCTTTTAAGGCAGGTAAGGCAGATATTTTGGTTGCCACTGATGTAGCTAGCAGAGGCCTTGATATCAGTGATGTCAGCCATGTTTTTAATTACCATATTCCTTTAAACCCTGAAAGCTACGTTCATCGTATCGGAAGAACCGGCAGGGCAGGAAAGAAAGGGATTGCCATCACGCTTGTAACACCTTTGGAGTATAAAGAGCTCCAAAGAATCCAAAAAGATATTGGTTCTAAACTTGAGCTTTATGAAATCCCAATGGCAAGTACTAATGGGGATAAAATGCTTGAAAGTATTTTAAAGGCTAAAGTAACCGATGAGGTTGTTAGTCTTTATGAGAGTCTTAAAGATAAGATTGAACTTTCCCAACTCTCACTCAAGCTTTTGGCTCTGCAGTTCAAATCAGGTAAGATTGGTTTGAGCAAGCAAGAAATTCTCAAAATGGAGCAACAAAAATCTGAAAAAGAAAGTAGATCAAATACAAAAAGACCCCTTAGAACAAATAAAAAATATTCCAAACCTCAAACGGGATCACGGGGGAAATCTTTTTCAAGCTCTAAGTCTAGGGGAAGTAGGCAAAGGTAGCTGTTGTGATTAAATCAGCTTTGATAGAATACTTTTGATTTTATTTAAGAAATGGAGTTTTAATGATAAAAGAAGCACAATATATTTGGAAAGATGGGAAGCTTATTCCTTGGAAAGAAGCCACAACACATATTTTGAGTCATACACTGCATTATGGAAATGCGGCATTTGAAGGCACGCGTGCTTATGCGACAAAAAAAGGTTTAGCGATTTTTCGTTTGAGTGATCACGTCAAAAGATTGCTTAATTCTGCCAAAATTGTGGCAATAAAGTCTCCTTATGATCAAAAAGAGCTTGAAAAAGCCCATATAGAGCTTT from Helicobacter sp. 12S02232-10 includes:
- a CDS encoding amidohydrolase family protein; the encoded protein is MLLKNGLVCDYSQTIRADIRIQNGQITEIAPKLSIRQQEEEIDCKDKIIAPALIDLNVYPKSKSLSQKTLASLSKKALTGGVGTALILPDTIPACENEAMIELIKSIDSTTEITLIPSIKPTNSENKINNISILCAQGGRVIYIDSTTDGNNLLRIMQYALMLQIPVICFAQDIELGKGVINEGELASVLGLPSISPLSQTKEIAKFSETSRHTKAKILFNAVTEPQALEIIGYFKSKNTPIVAQTPIHHLILDENACDHYNTKAKLNPPLKDCFSKEKLLEALKRGEIDMLTSLQCADYNSKKDQVFELASFGIDSIGHYFALAYTYLIKPSHLHMEDFLRLASKNQSDFLSLNKGEIAIEKDADLMIIDPNAHMLITDSFSPYCGQTLDSKIEHIIINGKIYG
- a CDS encoding cytochrome c biogenesis protein CcdA, whose product is MFDNALMQIFSSAPLTASLLAGILTFLSPCILPLIPAYMSYISGVSLEDIKSGQASKMSVIIKSLLFILGFGIIFILLGASMAKLIQDYLASSWLNYIAGGIIIVFGLHFLGIFRINFLYKSKKSNFALKPTNKFLSFLAPFILGVSFSLGWTPCIGPIFTSIVMLSGTQEGYGISLMIVYTLGLGIPFLIVAIMLNQALGILNKIKKYTRIIEIISGLLLILIGIIIISGSMRGVSAFLLQNLGGIG
- a CDS encoding DEAD/DEAH box helicase, which codes for MPKEKSDYQPSQEEKGFDQLGLKSQVLKGVIEAGFTSPSPIQIKAIPAVLEGRDVIAQAQTGTGKTAAFALPIINMLKNDKTIEALIITPTRELAIQISDEVFKLGKFAKTKTVCVYGGQSIKRQCEFMQKMPQVMIATPGRLLDHLKNNRIENFVPKVVVLDESDEMLDMGFLDDIEEIFSYLPSNAQVLLFSATMPEQIRSLADKILQDPINIKITPTNITNVDISQRFYVINDSERNDAIMRLLDTQSPLKSIIFTRMKKEADELNGILKAKAYKSVALHGDMEQRERREAVNAFKAGKADILVATDVASRGLDISDVSHVFNYHIPLNPESYVHRIGRTGRAGKKGIAITLVTPLEYKELQRIQKDIGSKLELYEIPMASTNGDKMLESILKAKVTDEVVSLYESLKDKIELSQLSLKLLALQFKSGKIGLSKQEILKMEQQKSEKESRSNTKRPLRTNKKYSKPQTGSRGKSFSSSKSRGSRQR